The following proteins are co-located in the Planococcus plakortidis genome:
- a CDS encoding amidohydrolase — protein sequence MEFKQQTETYFDHFHAHPEVSFKEVETTKKLAQIMEALGVEYRTFDDVTGLFAEIGEGEEVIAVRADIDALWQEVGGKVQANHSCGHDANMSMVLGALLRLKDETLTKRIRFIFQPAEEQGNGSLAMIERGALEGVTHLFGVHLRPQEELPFGKVTPALQHGSGIFLKGKITGEDAHGARPHQGKNAIDVIAAIHQFVKTIYFSPFESYSAKLTNIQTGGDSLNIIPGSATFALDVRSQSNELMDAMKVRLEDGLRAIAALHDVKIDLKWNDYTPAAEVSEEAMEIAAQAIRNVLGEEAYAEPIQTTGADDFHFYTIKQPELKAAMIGIGADLAPGLHHPDMKFNRDALDIGARVLAETLRLA from the coding sequence ATGGAATTCAAACAGCAGACCGAAACGTATTTCGACCATTTCCATGCGCATCCCGAAGTCAGCTTCAAAGAAGTCGAGACCACGAAGAAACTGGCGCAGATCATGGAAGCGCTCGGGGTGGAGTACCGGACATTTGATGATGTCACGGGCTTGTTTGCAGAAATCGGGGAAGGCGAGGAAGTGATTGCCGTGCGTGCGGATATCGATGCCTTGTGGCAGGAAGTGGGCGGCAAGGTACAGGCCAACCATTCCTGTGGCCATGACGCCAATATGTCGATGGTGCTCGGTGCGCTCCTGCGGTTAAAGGATGAAACTTTGACTAAACGCATCCGCTTTATTTTCCAGCCGGCCGAAGAGCAGGGCAATGGGTCGCTTGCGATGATTGAACGCGGCGCATTGGAAGGCGTGACACATCTGTTCGGCGTCCATTTGCGGCCGCAGGAAGAGCTGCCGTTCGGCAAAGTGACACCGGCGCTCCAACACGGATCGGGCATCTTCCTGAAAGGCAAGATCACCGGAGAAGATGCGCACGGTGCGCGGCCGCATCAAGGCAAAAATGCCATCGATGTCATTGCGGCAATCCATCAATTCGTGAAAACGATTTATTTCTCGCCGTTCGAATCCTATTCAGCCAAGCTGACGAATATCCAGACCGGCGGGGACAGCCTGAACATCATCCCGGGAAGCGCCACATTTGCGCTGGACGTGCGCTCGCAGTCCAATGAGTTGATGGATGCGATGAAAGTTCGCCTCGAGGATGGCCTGCGGGCAATCGCAGCGCTTCACGATGTGAAAATCGATTTGAAATGGAACGATTATACGCCGGCTGCCGAAGTGTCGGAGGAAGCGATGGAAATTGCCGCGCAGGCCATCCGCAATGTGCTCGGGGAAGAGGCTTATGCTGAACCCATCCAGACGACCGGCGCGGATGACTTCCATTTCTACACGATCAAACAACCGGAGTTGAAGGCGGCGATGATCGGGATCGGAGCGGATTTGGCGCCTGGGCTGCATCATCCGGACATGAAATTCAACCGCGATGCGCTTGATATCGGTGCCCGCGTATTGGCGGAGACGCTTCGCCTGGCATGA
- a CDS encoding M20/M25/M40 family metallo-hydrolase, with protein MVSLWGTPEQLRQLTERLVGWESQGLTEGEVKFPEKLQAELMEMPYFQNHPELVSLGEVNWERRYLTALYKHEKAARTVVLLSHFDTVAVHEYGDLAPLAYQPAKLEKAFQKIKNEFTPEMQEDLASGEYLFGRGIMDMKSGLAIHMALIERASSEEWPVNLLLMTVPDEEVNSAGMRYGVSKLLDLERQYGLEYVLFLNGEPVFAKSPGDESQYIYTGSIGKIMPSALFYGKETHAGEPLAGMTSSYLSTYLTRKMEWNPAFSETVHGEETPLPVTLTQGDMKEEYSVQTPYRTKALYNVFTMERNAEDIMDIFEGLAKESAAECMEDYRALCKKAAMEPRFDNIRVIRYEELVEYAKEKFGIDYLNQLIRETLMDPERDVRDKSFHIADILLLNCQELTPGIVLLFAPPYYPAVNSSDDPFIEKCVGHVTRHAFERFGLELEQVHFFNGISDLSYVNYQDSSSGWVSYENNTPVYGDQYSIPFQAMQHLKAPVLNIGPFGKDPHKRTERLHIKNAFEEIPEIIASLILHIGEDAD; from the coding sequence ATGGTTAGTTTATGGGGCACGCCCGAACAATTGCGCCAGCTGACCGAACGATTGGTCGGCTGGGAATCGCAAGGATTAACGGAAGGGGAAGTGAAATTCCCGGAAAAGTTACAAGCCGAATTAATGGAAATGCCATATTTCCAAAACCATCCGGAACTGGTTTCCTTGGGGGAGGTCAATTGGGAGCGGCGCTATTTGACGGCTCTGTACAAACACGAGAAAGCTGCGCGCACCGTCGTGCTGCTCAGCCATTTCGATACGGTCGCCGTTCACGAATACGGGGATTTGGCCCCGCTCGCCTATCAACCGGCAAAACTCGAGAAAGCGTTCCAGAAAATCAAAAATGAATTCACGCCGGAGATGCAGGAAGACCTTGCATCCGGCGAGTATCTATTCGGGCGCGGCATCATGGATATGAAGTCCGGGCTCGCGATCCACATGGCATTGATTGAACGGGCAAGCAGCGAAGAATGGCCGGTCAACCTCTTGCTCATGACGGTGCCGGATGAGGAAGTCAACTCGGCGGGCATGCGTTACGGCGTATCGAAATTGCTCGATCTCGAACGCCAATACGGCCTGGAATATGTGCTGTTTTTGAACGGCGAGCCGGTATTCGCGAAATCACCGGGCGACGAATCGCAATATATCTATACCGGGTCGATCGGGAAAATCATGCCGAGCGCCTTGTTCTACGGAAAGGAAACGCATGCAGGCGAGCCGCTTGCCGGCATGACTTCAAGCTATCTGTCCACGTATTTGACGCGGAAAATGGAATGGAATCCAGCATTTTCCGAGACCGTGCACGGGGAAGAAACGCCGCTTCCGGTAACCCTGACGCAAGGGGACATGAAAGAGGAGTATTCTGTGCAGACGCCTTACCGCACCAAAGCGCTCTATAATGTCTTCACCATGGAAAGAAACGCTGAAGACATCATGGATATTTTTGAGGGGCTGGCGAAGGAATCCGCTGCGGAATGCATGGAAGATTACCGTGCATTATGCAAAAAAGCGGCCATGGAGCCGCGGTTTGATAATATCCGCGTCATCCGTTACGAAGAGCTTGTGGAGTATGCCAAGGAAAAATTCGGGATCGATTACCTCAATCAATTGATCCGCGAGACCTTGATGGACCCGGAACGTGACGTCCGCGATAAATCATTCCATATCGCGGACATCCTGCTGCTCAATTGCCAGGAGTTGACGCCTGGCATCGTCCTGCTATTTGCGCCGCCCTATTACCCGGCGGTCAATTCAAGCGACGACCCGTTCATCGAGAAATGTGTCGGGCACGTCACGCGTCATGCCTTTGAACGTTTCGGCCTGGAGCTCGAGCAAGTGCATTTCTTCAACGGCATCTCCGACCTGAGCTATGTCAATTACCAGGACAGCTCGAGCGGCTGGGTCAGCTATGAAAACAACACGCCCGTCTATGGCGACCAATACAGCATCCCGTTCCAGGCGATGCAACATCTGAAGGCACCGGTCCTGAACATCGGCCCATTCGGCAAAGACCCGCATAAACGCACCGAACGGCTCCATATCAAGAATGCTTTCGAGGAAATCCCGGAAATCATCGCCAGCCTGATTTTGCACATCGGAGAAGACGCTGATTAA
- a CDS encoding YhdT family protein produces MKETDWRFRVAHREAWIGLGLALFNFIWWFAFAYGLGNRPVEEYTYIFGLPDWFFYSCIVGFLVMAVLVAVVVKFFFVDVPFDEEQGESR; encoded by the coding sequence ATGAAAGAAACAGATTGGCGCTTTCGCGTCGCGCACCGGGAAGCCTGGATCGGCCTCGGCCTCGCGCTTTTTAACTTCATCTGGTGGTTCGCTTTTGCCTATGGGCTTGGCAACCGCCCCGTCGAGGAATACACGTACATATTCGGCTTGCCCGATTGGTTTTTCTACAGCTGCATCGTCGGATTCCTGGTCATGGCCGTGCTGGTCGCGGTCGTCGTGAAGTTTTTCTTCGTCGATGTGCCATTTGACGAAGAACAGGGGGAAAGCCGATGA
- a CDS encoding DMT family transporter, with the protein MTPWKVYGILTSVMVVWGFNLAAVKYLLEFVDPVTLTAFRILLAGVTVLIILASLGMMRWPKRSDWKYILLGALLNVVAHHYFLSQGLAITSGTNAGLILGTGPMLTAVLVSLIMRIVPSRLQWLGVFIGFAGVATTVMVGSDSASGLSLGDVLVFISILAQVFSYIVIANAARSLDPRLLTGYMLVTGATVLFIIALIQEPGEIAAFADVPSSFWLAFFFSGMLGTAVGHMLYNYSIGQAGPTKAAIFMNLNTLFSLVAASLILGETITPGHLIGLVLIVIGVIFGSGAAEDLLRKRRKRLPG; encoded by the coding sequence TTGACTCCATGGAAAGTTTACGGCATCTTAACATCCGTCATGGTCGTGTGGGGATTTAACCTCGCAGCGGTCAAATATTTATTGGAATTTGTCGATCCGGTCACGCTGACGGCGTTTCGGATCCTGCTGGCTGGAGTGACCGTGCTGATCATTCTCGCATCGCTCGGCATGATGCGCTGGCCAAAGCGCAGCGACTGGAAATATATCTTGCTCGGGGCTTTGCTCAACGTCGTGGCGCATCATTATTTCCTGTCCCAGGGCTTGGCGATCACTTCCGGCACGAATGCCGGCTTGATTCTCGGGACCGGGCCGATGCTGACGGCAGTATTGGTGTCGCTGATCATGCGCATCGTGCCCTCGAGGCTGCAATGGCTCGGCGTCTTCATCGGTTTTGCCGGTGTTGCCACGACCGTAATGGTCGGAAGCGATTCGGCATCAGGCTTGAGCCTGGGCGATGTGCTGGTCTTCATTTCGATCCTCGCCCAGGTCTTCAGTTATATCGTCATAGCAAATGCGGCACGTTCACTCGATCCGCGCCTGCTGACTGGATATATGCTCGTTACGGGGGCGACCGTGCTGTTCATCATCGCGCTCATCCAGGAGCCGGGGGAAATCGCGGCATTCGCAGATGTCCCGTCTTCGTTCTGGCTGGCATTCTTCTTCTCGGGAATGCTCGGGACGGCGGTCGGGCATATGCTATATAATTACTCGATCGGCCAGGCAGGACCGACGAAAGCGGCCATATTCATGAACTTGAATACGCTGTTCTCGCTCGTGGCAGCAAGCCTCATTCTCGGTGAAACGATTACGCCTGGCCATTTGATCGGCCTGGTGCTCATTGTCATCGGCGTGATCTTCGGGTCGGGGGCAGCGGAGGATTTGCTCCGGAAACGCAGGAAACGGCTCCCCGGATGA